From Candidatus Manganitrophus morganii, the proteins below share one genomic window:
- a CDS encoding YciI family protein, whose translation MRYMIIVKASKNSEAGVMPEEKLIAEMATYHEELAKAGVLVDGAGLQASAKGFKIKYSGNKRTVVDGPFTETKEMIAGYTIINVKSREEAVEWAKRFPNPHGEGAETEIEVRRFFELEDFAPSEAVDRHREIWKEENLSKNK comes from the coding sequence ATGCGATACATGATCATCGTCAAGGCGAGCAAAAACTCGGAAGCCGGCGTGATGCCGGAGGAGAAGCTCATCGCCGAGATGGCGACCTACCACGAAGAGCTGGCGAAGGCCGGCGTCCTGGTCGACGGCGCCGGCTTGCAGGCAAGCGCGAAGGGGTTCAAAATTAAATATTCCGGAAACAAACGGACCGTGGTCGACGGCCCCTTTACCGAAACGAAGGAGATGATCGCCGGCTACACGATCATCAATGTAAAATCGAGGGAAGAGGCGGTCGAATGGGCCAAGCGCTTCCCCAACCCGCACGGCGAAGGGGCGGAGACGGAGATCGAGGTTCGCCGGTTCTTCGAGCTGGAGGACTTCGCTCCGAGCGAGGCGGTGGATCGCCATCGCGAAATTTGGAAAGAGGAGAATCTCTCCAAGAATAAGTAA
- a CDS encoding efflux RND transporter periplasmic adaptor subunit, which yields MKDTRNGGRGDREGSLKRLRWVILGVVIVLPIAGGLVGMKVLQFKAMGDAAAQQVMPPERVNAAEVREEQWQPRVSSVGTVMAVQGTVVRAEAEGIVREIAFDAGAVVKAGDLLAQLDADIEQTQLRSAEAAAELARLSFKRAKELIESDGISQAQYDSAASNLKQADAQLDNIRAVIAKKTVRAPFSGKLGIRQISVGQLLQRGSPVVSLHSLDPVYVDFSLPQQQLSDPVEGLKVAVASDAFPKQSFGGKITAVNPEIDPATRNVRVQATLANPGGRLRPGMFVSVEMILARSEKVLLIPATAVVHAPFGDSVFVIEEGPAGPGGAKPLVVRQQFVRLGAQQGDFVVVTEGLKIGERIVSTGVFKLRPGMAVVIDNTLAPPFTLTPKPDNS from the coding sequence ATGAAGGATACAAGAAACGGAGGGCGCGGCGACCGGGAAGGGAGCCTGAAGAGACTCCGTTGGGTCATTCTCGGAGTGGTGATTGTCCTGCCAATCGCCGGCGGCCTCGTCGGGATGAAGGTGCTCCAGTTCAAGGCGATGGGGGACGCCGCCGCCCAACAGGTCATGCCGCCCGAGCGGGTCAATGCCGCCGAGGTGCGTGAAGAGCAGTGGCAGCCGCGCGTTTCCTCGGTCGGAACGGTCATGGCCGTTCAGGGAACGGTGGTTAGGGCCGAAGCCGAGGGGATCGTCCGCGAGATCGCGTTCGATGCGGGCGCCGTGGTCAAGGCCGGTGATCTGCTGGCGCAGCTTGATGCTGATATCGAGCAGACGCAGCTGCGTTCGGCCGAAGCGGCGGCCGAATTGGCGCGCCTCTCCTTCAAACGTGCCAAAGAGCTTATCGAAAGCGACGGGATCTCCCAGGCCCAGTATGATTCGGCCGCCAGCAACCTCAAGCAGGCCGATGCCCAATTGGACAACATCCGGGCGGTCATCGCCAAGAAAACGGTGCGCGCCCCCTTCTCCGGCAAGCTCGGCATCCGGCAGATCAGCGTCGGGCAGCTTCTCCAGAGAGGGAGCCCGGTGGTGTCGCTTCACTCCCTCGATCCGGTTTACGTCGATTTCTCATTGCCGCAGCAGCAATTGAGCGATCCGGTCGAAGGGCTGAAGGTGGCCGTGGCATCCGACGCTTTTCCAAAGCAATCGTTCGGGGGGAAGATCACGGCGGTGAATCCGGAGATCGATCCCGCGACGAGAAACGTCCGGGTCCAGGCGACATTGGCCAATCCCGGCGGCCGGCTGCGGCCCGGCATGTTCGTCTCGGTCGAGATGATTCTCGCGCGGTCGGAAAAGGTGTTGCTCATTCCGGCGACCGCAGTGGTTCACGCTCCCTTCGGCGACTCTGTTTTTGTCATTGAAGAGGGGCCCGCCGGTCCGGGCGGAGCGAAACCGCTCGTTGTCCGGCAGCAGTTCGTGCGCCTGGGCGCGCAACAGGGGGACTTTGTTGTTGTGACCGAAGGCCTCAAAATCGGCGAGAGAATCGTCTCCACCGGCGTTTTCAAGCTTCGGCCGGGGATGGCGGTGGTCATCGACAACACGCTGGCGCCCCCCTTCACATTAACGCCGAAGCCCGATAACAGCTAA
- a CDS encoding DUF1428 domain-containing protein: protein MAKYVDGFVIPIQKKNLQAYRRIAQKAGKIWREYGALEYRECAGDDLKVQMGVPFTRLVKVKPGETVVFAWIVYKSRAHRDSVNAKVMKDPRLHMDPKAMPFDVKRMSYGGFKALVDL, encoded by the coding sequence ATGGCGAAGTATGTCGACGGTTTTGTCATACCGATCCAGAAGAAAAACCTGCAAGCTTACCGCCGGATCGCTCAGAAGGCGGGGAAAATCTGGCGGGAGTACGGCGCTCTGGAATACCGGGAATGCGCTGGAGACGACCTGAAGGTGCAGATGGGGGTGCCGTTCACGCGCCTTGTAAAAGTCAAGCCGGGTGAGACGGTGGTCTTCGCGTGGATCGTCTACAAGTCGCGCGCGCATCGCGACAGCGTCAACGCCAAAGTGATGAAAGACCCGCGCCTGCATATGGACCCGAAGGCGATGCCTTTTGATGTCAAGCGGATGTCCTACGGCGGATTCAAGGCCTTGGTCGACCTCTGA
- a CDS encoding YciI family protein, which produces MKYICLIYFDEKKLEAMSKNELDAFMEECLVCDVQLKKSGHAIACQVLEPIQSATTVRVRKGRVSIMDGPFAETKEQLGGFVLINARDLNEAIQVASKIPPARLGSVEVRPIGESNHTLLGARE; this is translated from the coding sequence ATGAAATATATCTGCCTGATCTATTTCGATGAAAAGAAACTGGAAGCAATGTCCAAAAACGAACTGGACGCCTTTATGGAGGAGTGCCTGGTCTGCGATGTGCAGCTCAAGAAGAGCGGTCACGCCATTGCCTGCCAAGTGCTCGAACCGATTCAGTCCGCCACCACCGTCCGGGTCCGAAAGGGCAGGGTATCGATCATGGATGGACCCTTCGCCGAAACAAAGGAACAGCTCGGCGGGTTCGTCCTCATCAATGCCAGGGATCTGAATGAAGCAATCCAGGTCGCCTCGAAGATCCCGCCGGCGCGCCTGGGGAGCGTCGAAGTCCGGCCGATCGGCGAATCAAACCACACGTTGCTTGGAGCGCGAGAATGA
- a CDS encoding cupin domain-containing protein, which translates to MRKVNLKDIPDETWSSPKGKFGGASKEISVALGRKPSSMDLKERHPFDVELCRLPPGKIHSPYHSHSAQWEFYHVISGAGQVRHQEGMTSIEAGDAFLFEPDQPHQLINNGAEDLVLYVVADNPIGESAHYPDSKKWLVRSPERRVVRPEGAEELDYYSGEE; encoded by the coding sequence ATGCGTAAGGTGAATCTGAAAGATATTCCTGATGAGACCTGGTCGTCGCCGAAAGGGAAATTCGGCGGGGCGAGCAAAGAGATCTCTGTCGCGTTGGGGCGAAAGCCTTCGTCGATGGACCTGAAGGAGCGGCATCCCTTCGATGTGGAGTTGTGCCGCCTTCCTCCGGGAAAGATCCACTCTCCTTATCACTCGCACAGCGCGCAGTGGGAGTTTTATCATGTGATCTCCGGCGCGGGACAGGTCCGGCATCAGGAGGGGATGACTTCCATCGAAGCGGGCGATGCCTTTCTTTTCGAGCCGGACCAGCCGCATCAACTGATCAATAACGGGGCTGAGGATCTGGTTCTCTATGTTGTCGCGGATAACCCGATTGGCGAGTCGGCCCATTATCCGGACAGCAAGAAGTGGCTTGTGCGCTCACCCGAGCGTAGGGTGGTCCGGCCGGAGGGGGCCGAGGAGTTGGATTATTACAGTGGGGAAGAATAA
- a CDS encoding YciI family protein, whose amino-acid sequence MKYMLLIYLEEKTLSETEREACYKESTQLAHDLKSKGQYLSANPLHPISMATSVRVRSGKRLVTDGPFAETREQLGGYFLVDAKDLDEAIGIAERIPMVRKGTVEVRPVIEMPGLPTE is encoded by the coding sequence ATGAAATACATGTTGCTGATTTACCTTGAGGAAAAAACGTTGAGCGAGACCGAGCGGGAGGCGTGTTACAAGGAATCGACGCAACTCGCGCACGATTTGAAATCGAAGGGGCAATATCTGTCCGCCAATCCGTTGCATCCGATCTCGATGGCGACCAGCGTCCGGGTCCGCAGCGGCAAACGTCTCGTGACCGATGGGCCGTTCGCCGAAACGCGCGAACAGCTGGGCGGCTATTTCCTCGTCGACGCAAAGGATCTCGACGAGGCGATCGGCATCGCCGAGCGGATTCCGATGGTGCGCAAGGGGACGGTCGAGGTCCGGCCGGTGATCGAGATGCCGGGCCTGCCGACGGAATAA
- a CDS encoding VOC family protein → MATKIFVNLPVKDLKKSIDFFTKLGFTFNPQFTDETATCMIVSEENFVMLLTEEKFKSFTPKPVCDATKSTEVLLALSLESRAKVDEIVRKAVAAGGTTYKEPQDHGFMYAHGFQDPDGHIWEPFFMEPSAINQANEGSR, encoded by the coding sequence ATGGCGACGAAAATTTTCGTGAATCTACCGGTCAAGGATCTCAAGAAGTCGATCGATTTCTTTACGAAGCTCGGCTTCACCTTCAACCCCCAATTCACCGACGAGACGGCCACCTGCATGATCGTGAGCGAGGAGAACTTCGTGATGCTCTTGACCGAAGAGAAGTTTAAGAGCTTTACGCCGAAACCGGTTTGCGATGCGACCAAAAGCACCGAGGTGCTCCTCGCTTTATCATTGGAGAGCCGCGCGAAGGTCGATGAAATCGTCCGCAAGGCGGTCGCCGCCGGGGGAACGACTTACAAGGAGCCGCAAGACCACGGCTTTATGTACGCGCATGGGTTTCAAGATCCGGACGGCCACATCTGGGAGCCGTTCTTCATGGAGCCGAGCGCGATCAACCAGGCTAACGAGGGATCGAGATGA
- a CDS encoding YciI family protein — MRFMVIVKASQESEAGVLPSETLLTEMGKYNEELVKAGVMLAGEGLQPSAKGARVRFSGAKRTVIDGPFAETKELVAGFWLWQVKSKEEAIEWLKRAPFQEGEVEIRQVFETEDFAPSDPTGELRAAEERLRAQTEQRTPKR; from the coding sequence ATGCGATTCATGGTCATCGTCAAAGCGAGCCAGGAGTCCGAGGCCGGCGTTTTGCCGAGCGAGACCCTGTTGACCGAAATGGGAAAGTACAATGAGGAGCTGGTCAAAGCCGGCGTGATGCTGGCGGGGGAGGGACTGCAGCCGAGCGCGAAGGGGGCGCGCGTCCGCTTCAGCGGGGCCAAGCGGACCGTGATCGACGGCCCTTTCGCCGAAACGAAGGAGCTGGTTGCCGGCTTCTGGCTCTGGCAGGTGAAGTCGAAGGAAGAGGCGATCGAATGGCTCAAGCGGGCCCCTTTCCAGGAGGGAGAGGTCGAAATCCGTCAGGTGTTCGAAACCGAGGATTTCGCCCCCAGCGATCCCACGGGAGAACTCCGCGCGGCGGAGGAGCGCCTGCGCGCGCAGACCGAACAGCGCACCCCGAAGCGGTAA